In Phragmites australis chromosome 16, lpPhrAust1.1, whole genome shotgun sequence, one DNA window encodes the following:
- the LOC133895193 gene encoding probable CCR4-associated factor 1 homolog 1: MAAPPPPPRPSTAAQTRRPSTAGTPRHSFMAVPPPHLLVPVVPAMTLFMAAPPHHHFPPMISLFSDDIEIVEVWGGEEAQRVAEILALLPHYPFMEIDTEFAESGTFGSPRPLDAEAAYQQIRSRVGRGDMVQLAVAICNEAGEVPGRVWQFNFRIDIATRAYDAGSINFLEQESGIDLELHRRRGINHWYASRTFANLVEHADGCVWWIGFHGGSDVGFLLKILGGGSGLPSGRLNFVNLFGKKFPYFFDVKVIARELKVFGGLKTISDKLKAVRLGGAHQAGSDALLTLRCFFKLMQNFGNDSVMSRYGMLVDINDMTPAIIAANTLTSCYGDVTLVDVRHHNMAAEFSRIKSLCRYYPIVAAEALLPGHLPRLPSPDAESCYTGMCEDLNRADHVKLMLAFANSMGDLALGSIWMFNISRSDALQVPSSGGEADQCVSPAQFSSFLGSCGLLLSPQVTWVTFRGAYTAGILIKTEFHSHSMPPKFEYYIPVRNVYLPNLFDIAVLSHGFSDAWGCQSSCAAASRRRS, encoded by the coding sequence ATGGCCGCACCGCCTCCCCCTCCACGCCCCTCCACGGCCGCACAGACTCGCCGCCCCTCCACGGCCGGTACGCCTCGCCACTCCTTCATGGCCGTTCCACCCCCTCACCTCCTCGTGCCCGTGGTCCCGGCCATGACGCTCTTCATGGCCGCACCGCCTCACCACCACTTCCCGCCGATGATTTCTCTCTTCTCCGACGATATCGAGATCGTGGAGGTGTggggcggcgaggaggcccAGCGCGTGGCGGAGATCCTCGCGCTCCTCCCCCATTACCCTTTCATGGAGATCGACACTGAGTTCGCCGAGAGCGGCACCTTCGGGTCGCCGCGCCCTCTCGACGCCGAGGCGGCGTACCAGCAGATTCGCTCCAGGGTCGGGCGGGGGGATATGGTGCAGCTTGCCGTCGCCATATGCAACGAGGCAGGCGAGGTCCCCGGTCGGGTGTGGCAGTTTAACTTCCGCATCGACATTGCCACCCGTGCCTACGACGCGGGCTCCATCAACTTCCTCGAGCAGGAATCTGGGATCGACTTGGAGCTTCATCGGCGTCGAGGAATCAACCACTGGTATGCTTCACGGACTTTTGCCAACTTGGTCGAGCACGCCGATGGCTGCGTCTGGTGGATTGGTTTCCACGGAGGTTCGGACGTCGGATTCCTCCTTAAGATCCTTGGTGGTGGTTCCGGTTTGCCTTCTGGTCGCCTAAACTTCGTCAACTTGTTCGGGAAGAAGTTTCCATACTTCTTCGATGTGAAAGTGATCGCTAGGGAGCTGAAGGTCTTTGGCGGCCTGAAAACCATATCGGACAAGCTTAAGGCGGTTCGACTTGGGGGCGCACACCAGGCAGGTTCAGATGCTCTGCTGACCCTTCGGTGCTTCTTCAAGTTGATGCAGAACTTTGGCAATGATAGCGTCATGTCGCGCTATGGTATGCTCGTTGATATCAACGACATGACGCCGGCTATCATCGCGGCCAACACCCTCACTAGCTGCTATGGCGATGTAACCCTCGTCGACGTCAGGCATCACAACATGGCCGCTGAGTTCAGCAGGATAAAGTCGCTGTGCCGTTACTACCCAATTGTCGCTGCGGAGGCTCTCTTACCGGGTCACTTGCCGCGTCTCCCCAGTCCGGACGCCGAGAGTTGCTATACAGGCATGTGTGAAGACTTGAATAGGGCTGATCATGTCAAGCTTATGCTTGCTTTTGCTAACAGCATGGGGGATCTTGCTTTGGGGAGTATCTGGATGTTCAACATCAGTAGGAGTGACGCCCTTCAAGTGCCATCATCTGGAGGTGAAGCTGATCAATGCGTCTCCCCTGCACAGTTCTCAAGCTTCCTCGGGTCATGTGGCCTGTTACTGAGCCCCCAGGTGACATGGGTCACATTTCGGGGAGCATACACTGCCGGAATTCTAATCAAGACGGAGTTCCATTCACACAGTATGCCACCAAAATTCGAGTACTACATTCCTGTTCGCAATGTATACCTCCCAAATCTCTTCGACATTGCTGTCCTGTCCCATGGCTTCTCGGATGCTTGGGGTTGTCAGTCCTCATGTGCAGCAGCCTCAAGGAGGAGATCATGA
- the LOC133895194 gene encoding probable CCR4-associated factor 1 homolog 6, with translation MVRPPQAPVLQWPHRAAASTAGEGKGAKKRKAKIVDVWAHNMEAELELIRSVVPDYPIVAVTTSPDVAVGRAPVPDPESSYDTFLLYIQSIRFAEVSLAFTNPRGELALRRFWRFHLGDFGAGHLRFFEEMGVEVPARRANARRFGAALMAFETLVNPRVAWVTYDGAADLAYLISFIGAGLPSQSCMFLPVCRTFFPAMYDLKVLAMHDELEGVPANDSSNALLEAPAPDAIMAGSNALAGCLGDPTSAVRLERYRGVLFGFDDDHSAPWRATERWTG, from the coding sequence ATGGTGCGACCGCCTCAAGCCCCTGTACTCCAATGGCCGCATCGTGcagccgcctccaccgccggtGAGGGCAAGGGCGCCAAGAAGCGCAAGGCCAAGATCGTCGACGTGTGGGCGCACAACATGGAGGCAGAGCTGGAGCTCATCCGCAGCGTCGTCCCCGACTACCCCATCGTGGCCGTCACCACTTCCCCCGACGTCGCCGTTGGCCGCGCCCCAGTCCCCGACCCCGAGAGCTCCTACGACACCTTCCTATTATACATTCAAAGCATCCGCTTTGCCGAGGTCAGCCTGGCCTTCACCAACCCCCGCGGCGAGCTCGCCCTGCGCCGCTTCTGGAGGTTCCACCTCGGCGACTTCGGCGCCGGCCACCTCCGCTTCTTCGAAGAGATGGGAGTCGAGGTGCCCGCCCGTCGCGCCAACGCGCGGCGCTTCGGCGCGGCGCTCATGGCTTTCGAGACGCTCGTCAACCCCAGGGTCGCCTGGGTCACCTACGACGGCGCCGCCGACCTGGCGTACCTGATCAGTTTCATCGGCGCAGGCCTTCCGTcacagagctgcatgttccttCCCGTGTGCAGGACTTTCTTCCCCGCGATGTACGACCTCAAGGTCCTCGCGATGCATGACGAGCTCGAGGGGGTCCCGGCCAATGATTCTAGTAATgccctcctcgaagctcctgcGCCTGACGCCATCATGGCCGGGTCCAACGCGTTAGCCGGATGCCTTGGGGACCCGACCTCGGCGGTGCGGCTGGAGCGATACCGTGGGGTGTTATTCGGGTTCGACGACGACCACAGCGCACCATGGCGAGCTACGGAGAGATGGACAGGGTGA
- the LOC133895195 gene encoding probable CCR4-associated factor 1 homolog 6 yields the protein MVRPPQAPVLQWPHRAAASTAGEGKGAKKRKAKIVDVWAHNMEAELELIRSVVPDYPIVAVTTSPDVAVGRAPVPDPESSYDTFLFYIQSIRFAEVSLAFTNPRGELALRRFWRFHLGDFDAGHLRFFEEMGVEVPARRANARRFGAALMAFETLVNPRVAWVTYDGAADLAYLISFIGAGLPSQSCMFLPVCRTFFPAMYDLKVLAMHDELEGVPANDSSNALLEAPAPDAIMAGSNALAGCLGDPTSAVRLDRYRGVLFGFDDDHSATMAIYGEMDRVSVITAPAVTYVQLPPMHPDAMHS from the coding sequence ATGGTGCGACCGCCTCAAGCCCCTGTACTCCAATGGCCGCATCGTGcagccgcctccaccgccggtGAGGGCAAGGGCGCCAAGAAGCGCAAGGCCAAGATCGTCGACGTGTGGGCGCACAACATGGAGGCAGAGCTGGAGCTCATCCGCAGCGTCGTCCCCGACTACCCCATCGTGGCCGTCACCACTTCCCCCGACGTCGCCGTTGGCCGCGCCCCAGTCCCCGACCCCGAGAGCTCCTACGACACCTTCCTATTTTACATTCAAAGCATCCGCTTTGCAGAGGTCAGCCTGGCCTTCACCAACCCCCGCGGCGAGCTCGCCCTGCGCCGCTTCTGGAGGTTCCACCTCGGCGACTTCGACGCCGGCCACCTCCGCTTCTTCGAAGAGATGGGAGTCGAGGTGCCCGCCCGTCGCGCCAACGCGCGGCGCTTCGGCGCGGCGCTCATGGCTTTCGAGACGCTCGTCAACCCCAGGGTCGCCTGGGTCACCTACGACGGCGCCGCCGACCTGGCGTACCTGATCAGTTTCATCGGCGCAGGCCTGCCGTcacagagctgcatgttccttCCCGTGTGCAGGACTTTCTTCCCCGCGATGTACGACCTCAAGGTCCTCGCGATGCATGACGAGCTCGAGGGGGTCCCGGCCAATGATTCTAGTAATgccctcctcgaagctcctgcGCCTGACGCCATCATGGCCGGGTCCAACGCGTTAGCCGGATGCCTTGGGGACCCGACCTCGGCGGTGCGGCTGGATCGATACCGTGGAGTGTTATTCGGTTTCGACGACGACCACAGCGCAACCATGGCGATCTACGGAGAGATGGACAGGGTGAGCGTCATCACCGCCCCGGCGGTGACATACGTGCAGCTGCCTCCAATGCACCCGGATGCCATGCACAGCTAA